The following are encoded together in the Longimicrobium terrae genome:
- a CDS encoding SPOR domain-containing protein, protein MTDPHHAGNQERGAPAPTFFDPSFERLPGPVAGETAMAGPVLLLFDRDADRDWVADAAVALATGWHAAGRRTVLADLCLEDPFLNERIGLPNQEGVVDIFLYGASLARSARVVPGRGFHLISAGTYTPDAGEVLRSPRWDKIVAGFRDANAAMLLFAPLDAPELGALGRFAGESILLGSPAAGEAAAAALPGLTVRAWLAPPRGNPAPPVTAPPRAASPVSAPAAAPADRFPDPEPVMPWNAPAGSIPVPPPTSLPADPAYALPAENAAPREIPVFEADRVAEPVAAKKRGVSPLLLILLLIALLLAAAVLLAPRLGLALPFLGGAEPEPAAPVAKSAPARPVSGPPQPRGAALPYSVFVQNHQTPEAAEATAAEGARRFPEVQFFVFPEALQGLTYWRVMAGMAGDTTQVRALRDRLLAAKLVDPEDVSGPYDLIQSRPVTYAVGDFADAPQARARVAELAQKGIPSYVTPVPFSDGTERWTVYAGAYRDTAAAKAMGTMLQQARIPARVVQRTGRPPAAPK, encoded by the coding sequence ATGACCGACCCGCATCACGCCGGCAATCAGGAACGCGGCGCACCCGCACCCACGTTCTTCGACCCGTCGTTCGAACGGCTTCCCGGCCCCGTGGCCGGCGAAACGGCCATGGCCGGACCCGTCCTGCTGCTGTTCGATCGCGACGCCGACCGCGACTGGGTCGCCGACGCCGCCGTGGCGCTCGCCACGGGTTGGCACGCCGCCGGACGCCGCACCGTGCTGGCCGACCTGTGCCTGGAGGACCCGTTCCTCAACGAGCGCATCGGGCTCCCCAACCAGGAAGGCGTCGTCGACATCTTTCTCTACGGCGCGTCGCTGGCCCGCAGTGCCCGCGTCGTCCCCGGCCGCGGCTTTCACCTGATCAGCGCCGGCACCTACACGCCGGACGCGGGCGAGGTGCTGCGCAGCCCGCGCTGGGACAAGATCGTGGCCGGGTTCCGCGACGCCAACGCGGCCATGCTGCTGTTCGCCCCGCTGGACGCGCCGGAACTGGGCGCGCTGGGCCGCTTTGCCGGTGAGTCCATCCTCCTCGGCAGCCCAGCCGCGGGCGAGGCCGCCGCGGCCGCGCTCCCCGGGCTCACGGTGCGCGCCTGGCTCGCCCCGCCGCGCGGGAACCCGGCGCCGCCGGTCACCGCCCCGCCGCGCGCCGCATCCCCCGTCTCCGCGCCGGCGGCTGCGCCCGCGGACCGCTTTCCGGATCCGGAGCCGGTGATGCCGTGGAACGCGCCCGCGGGCTCCATCCCCGTGCCGCCGCCCACCTCGCTTCCGGCCGACCCCGCGTACGCGCTGCCGGCCGAGAACGCCGCGCCGCGCGAGATCCCCGTGTTCGAGGCGGACCGGGTGGCGGAGCCGGTCGCCGCAAAGAAGCGCGGCGTATCGCCGCTGCTCCTCATCCTGCTGCTGATCGCGCTCCTTCTCGCCGCCGCCGTCCTCCTGGCGCCGCGACTGGGGCTCGCGCTGCCCTTCCTGGGCGGCGCCGAACCGGAGCCGGCGGCGCCCGTGGCCAAGTCTGCTCCCGCGCGCCCCGTCAGCGGCCCTCCGCAGCCGCGGGGGGCCGCGCTGCCGTACTCCGTCTTCGTCCAGAACCACCAGACGCCCGAGGCCGCCGAAGCCACCGCCGCGGAGGGCGCACGACGCTTTCCCGAAGTCCAGTTCTTTGTCTTTCCCGAAGCGCTCCAGGGCCTCACGTACTGGCGGGTGATGGCGGGAATGGCGGGCGACACCACACAGGTTCGGGCGCTGCGCGACCGGCTACTGGCCGCCAAGCTGGTGGACCCCGAGGACGTGAGCGGCCCGTACGACCTAATCCAGTCGCGTCCGGTCACCTACGCCGTCGGCGACTTCGCCGACGCACCGCAGGCGCGCGCGCGTGTCGCGGAGCTGGCGCAGAAGGGGATTCCGTCCTACGTGACGCCCGTTCCGTTCTCCGACGGCACGGAGCGGTGGACGGTCTACGCCGGCGCCTACCGTGACACCGCGGCCGCCAAGGCCATGGGCACCATGCTGCAGCAGGCGCGCATCCCCGCCAGGGTGGTGCAGCGCACGGGCAGGCCCCCCGCCGCCCCCAAATGA
- the smc gene encoding chromosome segregation protein SMC, which produces MKLRSLQLHGFKSFADKTVLELRDGVTAIVGSNGCGKSNTADGVRWVLGETRAGALRSGKMEEVIFQGSFKRRPLNYAEVSLVFSNEDGSVAIPQTEIEIARKVFREGGSEYYLNRQSCRLRDIHDLLRDTGLGSNAYSIIESGMIDAILSERPDERRAMFEEAAGIGRYKDRRKAAQRRLEAAEVDLSRLSDLVGEVESKVRALSRQRRKAQRHLELQARRLDLEMAIARAEVDALDRSIAAATARLVALEQAGREAGTERTTAEAIVAERRIEAAELTRRRGEVAARLDEVRRRLDTREREILLADERRSHAELRIAQLVRERGELSERAERMAADATRLEGERARGAARLEGVRERLEARREENEAVRATLASHRRASEEAAARARDLARETASAEGERAAADRRQTEAAERIARLTAQEAQIAASLRELEAQTELWSGQSEVLRDRLNAALDAAEHAREEVRVLRGREASVRDALRAADDRLSRLSAQVSAREALERSYEGFSPAVSAIMGQTERFPGVLAPLADFVRATTEDAAVSGAVESFLGALLQALVVRDLAAARRVRRWFRDEWDGGGTLLLLPLDAPGVREAVGAIHSARLGVAGHGEAAAWVDTFLAGLTLVAGEDPLQAYPDGSRVDGLGDTVDPRGVIRLGEPVSGEGILARREALARLRAEVEEARADHDRLAADRAAAAEQAAISEEQAREAEEYVRRMEGELRQMDADAAAHGHQQGRIRREREEVGVALGNANKLARETAERIAALDARLAELQRTWSDVAAAALATSSALTELDTAWEAARDEESELRVAAARAEGELKELDRALGAATQGAAGARGRGRTLEAEAEELRRSLEGLSGVRDRAGGEVQGLFADRDREAAALANLDTRLGELDVEVSRAEERARVSRRRETEAAEERHRLELERAEQESRRVRASERVEAEWGRPWEVLLTQAAPVEEGTPDAWRAEVREVAQAVDALGPINMLAVQEHEEEDRRLKFLLEQQSDLTRARDDLSSAIRQINRTAKEVFMGTFNVVRENFHRTFQSLFQGGEADVWLADPDDPLESPIEIHASPRGKKTQRIHLLSGGERTLTALSLLFAIYLVKPSPFCLFDEVDAPLDESNVGRFIQLLNDFKAQTQFIVITHNPRTMEAADWIYGVTMEEPGVSTIVGVELEGAWPFGERVA; this is translated from the coding sequence ATGAAGCTCCGCTCCCTCCAGCTCCACGGCTTCAAGTCCTTCGCTGACAAGACGGTTCTGGAACTGCGCGACGGCGTTACCGCCATCGTGGGCTCCAACGGCTGCGGAAAATCCAACACCGCCGACGGCGTCCGCTGGGTGCTGGGCGAAACGCGCGCGGGAGCGCTCCGCTCCGGCAAGATGGAAGAGGTCATCTTCCAGGGCTCCTTCAAGCGCCGCCCCCTCAACTACGCCGAAGTCTCGCTCGTCTTCAGCAATGAGGACGGGTCCGTCGCCATTCCCCAGACGGAAATCGAGATCGCCCGCAAGGTGTTTCGCGAGGGCGGCAGCGAGTACTACCTCAACCGCCAGAGCTGCCGGCTGCGCGACATCCACGACCTGCTGCGCGATACGGGGCTGGGCTCCAACGCCTATTCCATCATCGAAAGCGGGATGATCGACGCCATTCTCAGCGAGCGGCCGGACGAGCGGCGCGCGATGTTCGAGGAAGCGGCGGGGATCGGGCGGTACAAGGACCGGCGCAAGGCGGCGCAGCGGCGGCTGGAGGCGGCGGAGGTGGATCTGTCGCGGCTGAGCGACCTCGTCGGCGAGGTGGAATCCAAGGTGCGCGCCCTTTCCCGCCAGCGGCGCAAGGCGCAGCGGCACCTGGAGCTGCAGGCACGGCGTCTGGATCTGGAGATGGCCATCGCGCGGGCGGAGGTGGATGCGCTCGACCGCTCCATCGCCGCGGCCACGGCCCGGCTGGTCGCGCTGGAGCAGGCGGGGCGCGAGGCGGGAACGGAGCGTACCACGGCGGAGGCCATCGTCGCCGAGCGGCGCATCGAGGCGGCGGAGCTCACCCGGCGCCGCGGCGAGGTGGCCGCGCGGCTGGATGAGGTGCGGCGCCGGCTCGACACGCGCGAACGCGAGATTCTCCTCGCGGACGAGCGCCGGTCGCACGCGGAGCTGCGCATCGCCCAACTCGTCCGCGAGCGCGGCGAACTGTCCGAGCGCGCGGAGCGGATGGCGGCGGACGCCACACGGCTGGAAGGGGAGCGCGCCCGCGGCGCGGCGCGGCTGGAGGGTGTCCGCGAGCGGCTGGAGGCGCGGCGGGAGGAGAACGAGGCCGTGCGCGCGACACTGGCTTCTCACCGGAGAGCCAGCGAGGAGGCCGCCGCCCGGGCCCGCGACCTCGCCCGCGAGACCGCCTCGGCGGAGGGCGAGCGCGCCGCGGCGGACCGGCGGCAGACGGAGGCGGCGGAGCGGATTGCGCGACTGACCGCGCAGGAGGCGCAGATTGCCGCCAGCCTGCGGGAGCTGGAGGCGCAGACGGAGCTGTGGTCCGGGCAGAGCGAGGTGCTGCGCGACCGGCTGAACGCGGCGCTCGACGCGGCGGAGCACGCGCGCGAAGAAGTCCGCGTCCTGCGCGGGCGCGAGGCCTCCGTCCGCGACGCCCTGCGCGCGGCGGATGACCGCCTGTCGCGCCTGTCCGCGCAGGTGTCCGCGCGCGAGGCGCTGGAGCGCAGCTACGAGGGCTTCAGCCCCGCGGTGAGCGCCATCATGGGTCAGACCGAACGCTTTCCCGGCGTCCTAGCCCCGCTCGCCGACTTCGTGCGCGCGACCACGGAGGACGCGGCGGTTTCCGGCGCGGTGGAGTCGTTCCTGGGCGCGCTGCTGCAGGCGCTGGTCGTGCGCGACCTGGCCGCCGCGCGCCGCGTGCGCCGCTGGTTCCGCGACGAGTGGGACGGCGGCGGCACGCTCCTCCTCCTTCCGCTGGACGCGCCCGGCGTGCGCGAGGCCGTCGGTGCGATCCACTCCGCGCGGCTGGGCGTGGCGGGGCACGGCGAGGCGGCGGCGTGGGTCGACACCTTCCTCGCCGGCCTGACGCTGGTCGCGGGAGAAGATCCGCTTCAGGCGTATCCGGACGGCTCGCGCGTGGACGGGCTTGGCGACACGGTGGATCCGCGCGGCGTCATTCGCCTGGGCGAGCCCGTTTCCGGCGAAGGCATCCTGGCCCGGCGCGAGGCGCTGGCCCGGCTGCGGGCGGAGGTGGAGGAGGCGCGGGCCGATCACGACCGCCTGGCCGCGGACCGTGCCGCCGCCGCGGAGCAGGCCGCGATCTCAGAAGAGCAGGCGCGCGAGGCGGAGGAGTACGTCCGGCGGATGGAAGGCGAACTGCGGCAGATGGATGCGGACGCGGCGGCGCACGGCCACCAGCAGGGCCGCATCCGCCGCGAGCGGGAAGAGGTGGGCGTCGCGCTGGGGAACGCGAACAAGCTGGCGCGGGAGACGGCGGAGCGCATCGCCGCGCTGGACGCGCGCCTGGCGGAGCTGCAGCGTACGTGGTCCGATGTCGCCGCCGCCGCGCTGGCCACGAGTTCCGCCCTCACCGAACTGGACACCGCGTGGGAAGCCGCGCGCGACGAGGAAAGCGAGCTGCGAGTCGCCGCCGCCCGCGCGGAGGGCGAGCTCAAGGAACTGGACCGCGCGCTCGGAGCGGCCACGCAGGGCGCGGCGGGTGCGCGGGGCCGCGGGCGCACGCTGGAGGCGGAGGCGGAGGAACTGCGCCGCTCGCTGGAGGGATTGTCCGGCGTCCGCGACCGCGCGGGCGGCGAAGTCCAGGGACTGTTCGCGGACCGCGACCGCGAAGCCGCCGCCCTGGCCAACCTCGACACGCGCTTGGGCGAGCTGGACGTGGAGGTGTCGCGGGCGGAGGAGCGGGCGCGCGTTTCCCGCCGGCGCGAGACCGAAGCGGCGGAAGAGCGGCACCGTCTGGAACTGGAGCGCGCGGAGCAGGAAAGCCGCCGCGTCCGCGCGAGCGAGCGGGTGGAGGCGGAGTGGGGCCGCCCGTGGGAGGTGCTGCTGACCCAGGCCGCGCCGGTGGAGGAGGGCACGCCGGACGCGTGGCGCGCGGAGGTGCGCGAGGTGGCGCAGGCGGTGGACGCGCTGGGCCCCATCAACATGCTCGCCGTGCAGGAGCACGAGGAAGAGGACCGGCGGCTGAAGTTCCTGCTGGAGCAGCAGAGCGACCTCACCCGCGCGCGAGACGACCTTTCCAGTGCCATCCGGCAGATCAACCGCACGGCAAAGGAGGTGTTCATGGGCACCTTCAACGTCGTGCGCGAGAACTTTCACCGCACCTTTCAGTCGCTCTTTCAGGGCGGCGAGGCAGACGTGTGGCTGGCCGATCCGGACGATCCGCTGGAGTCGCCCATCGAGATCCACGCCTCGCCGCGCGGCAAGAAGACGCAGCGCATCCACCTGCTCTCCGGCGGGGAGCGCACGCTGACGGCGCTGTCGCTCCTCTTCGCCATCTACCTGGTCAAGCCGTCGCCGTTCTGCCTGTTCGACGAGGTGGACGCGCCGCTGGACGAGAGCAACGTGGGCCGCTTCATCCAGCTGCTGAACGACTTCAAGGCGCAGACGCAGTTCATCGTCATCACCCACAATCCCCGCACGATGGAAGCGGCGGACTGGATCTACGGCGTGACGATGGAGGAGCCCGGCGTGTCGACCATCGTGGGCGTGGAACTGGAGGGTGCGTGGCCGTTCGGCGAGAGGGTCGCATAA
- the aroF gene encoding 3-deoxy-7-phosphoheptulonate synthase, whose translation MLVVMRHDATAAEIDAVVRTINELGYEARPIPGKMRTAIGLIGNDGKVNADRIEALNGVLEIIHVSQQYKQVSREWREEPTIVTLDNGTRIGAGEVSVMAGPCSVESEEQIIGIAHRLRDAGATILRGGAFKPRTSPYSFQGMGEDGLKLLARAREETGMSIVTEAVDPESLDLVVEYADIVQIGARNMQNFSLLRRAGRAGKPVLLKRGMAATVKDLLLSAEYLLAEGNGNVILCERGVRGFDTHTRNLLDLTAIPVVKSLSHLPIIADPSHGTGLRAKVIPMARAAVAAGADGLMIEVHPDPEHAMSDGAQSLYPDQFEELMSQIAVIAEAIGQRMVAPLPAVEGAAAAG comes from the coding sequence ATGCTGGTGGTCATGAGACATGATGCGACGGCGGCCGAGATCGACGCCGTCGTCCGCACGATAAACGAACTCGGATACGAGGCGCGCCCCATCCCCGGAAAGATGCGCACCGCCATCGGCCTGATCGGCAACGATGGCAAGGTGAACGCCGACCGGATCGAGGCGCTCAACGGCGTGCTGGAGATCATTCACGTCTCGCAGCAGTACAAGCAGGTGTCCCGCGAATGGCGCGAGGAGCCCACCATCGTCACGCTCGACAACGGCACCCGCATCGGCGCTGGCGAGGTTTCGGTGATGGCCGGCCCGTGCTCGGTGGAGAGCGAAGAGCAGATCATCGGCATCGCGCACCGCCTGCGCGACGCGGGCGCCACCATTCTGCGCGGTGGCGCCTTCAAGCCCCGCACCTCGCCCTACTCGTTCCAGGGGATGGGCGAAGACGGGCTCAAGCTGCTGGCCCGCGCCCGCGAAGAAACGGGAATGTCCATCGTCACCGAGGCGGTGGACCCCGAAAGCCTGGACCTGGTGGTGGAGTACGCCGACATCGTGCAGATCGGTGCGCGCAACATGCAGAACTTTTCGCTGCTGCGCCGCGCCGGCCGGGCGGGGAAGCCGGTGCTGCTCAAGCGCGGGATGGCGGCCACCGTCAAGGACCTGCTCCTGTCCGCCGAGTACCTGCTGGCCGAGGGCAACGGCAACGTGATTCTGTGCGAGCGCGGCGTGCGCGGCTTTGACACGCACACCCGCAACCTGCTGGACCTTACGGCCATTCCGGTGGTCAAGTCGCTGTCGCACCTGCCCATCATCGCCGACCCCAGCCACGGCACGGGCCTGCGCGCCAAGGTCATTCCCATGGCGCGCGCCGCGGTGGCCGCCGGGGCCGACGGGCTGATGATCGAGGTGCACCCTGACCCGGAACACGCCATGTCCGACGGCGCCCAGTCGCTGTACCCCGACCAGTTCGAGGAACTGATGTCGCAGATCGCCGTGATCGCCGAAGCGATCGGGCAGCGCATGGTGGCCCCGCTTCCCGCCGTGGAAGGTGCCGCGGCGGCCGGGTGA
- a CDS encoding YraN family protein: MPRRPGEPTPPRPSGANKALGDRGEAMAAAFLAGRGWEILHRNYRIGHREIDLVARSGEVVAFVEVKTRGGLGYGHPLYAITRAKRREIQQVAQAWIDNHGAPGDTYRFDAIGILLPVGGEPVIEHVEDAWRLG, translated from the coding sequence GTGCCGCGGCGGCCGGGTGAGCCAACGCCGCCCCGCCCGTCCGGCGCCAACAAGGCGCTGGGCGACCGCGGGGAGGCCATGGCGGCCGCCTTTCTGGCGGGCCGCGGGTGGGAGATCCTTCACCGCAATTACAGAATCGGACACAGGGAGATCGACCTCGTCGCGCGCAGCGGCGAGGTCGTCGCTTTTGTGGAAGTAAAAACGCGCGGCGGGCTGGGCTACGGGCATCCCCTGTACGCCATCACCCGGGCCAAGCGGCGCGAGATCCAGCAGGTGGCGCAGGCATGGATCGACAACCACGGCGCCCCCGGCGACACCTACCGCTTCGACGCCATCGGCATCCTGCTCCCCGTGGGCGGCGAGCCCGTCATCGAGCACGTGGAAGACGCGTGGCGCCTGGGCTGA
- a CDS encoding DUF4160 domain-containing protein: MPVVLREDGWKFVIYPNDHPPPHVHVRRAGGIRVKVLLPHSGESVRIVWFRDGPPLEAARAGLLVEKHADVLLAAWERIHGLP; encoded by the coding sequence ATGCCAGTCGTATTGAGAGAAGATGGATGGAAATTCGTCATTTACCCGAACGATCATCCGCCACCTCATGTGCACGTCCGCAGAGCGGGCGGGATCAGGGTAAAGGTGCTGCTGCCCCACAGTGGAGAGTCCGTGCGGATTGTCTGGTTTCGTGACGGGCCCCCTCTGGAGGCTGCCCGGGCGGGCCTTCTAGTCGAGAAGCACGCCGATGTACTACTCGCAGCGTGGGAACGGATTCATGGACTACCCTAG
- a CDS encoding DUF2442 domain-containing protein: MDYPRLTEEEFLAQAEAARGADRIAELTEPRAKSVKYNRETGRIDVELKLGHAFSFLPSLYKYLEGFTPEQLAAVETDDVGDGLFWEELDMHISTAGVLATIMGDALLQAFAGRGGASRSEAKGKAARLNGRKGGRPRKKVRPAEYPTVTGYGTMQLREPEHPWGQADDEPGAPPSPAESSAAPDSPVTREG, encoded by the coding sequence ATGGACTACCCTAGACTGACGGAAGAGGAATTTCTTGCTCAGGCGGAGGCCGCCCGCGGAGCCGACCGCATCGCCGAACTGACAGAGCCACGGGCGAAGTCGGTGAAGTACAATCGCGAAACCGGGCGGATCGACGTTGAGCTCAAGCTCGGTCATGCATTCTCGTTCCTGCCCAGCCTGTACAAGTATCTGGAAGGCTTTACGCCCGAGCAGCTCGCAGCTGTTGAGACGGATGACGTGGGAGATGGGCTCTTCTGGGAAGAACTGGACATGCACATCTCTACGGCGGGCGTGCTGGCGACCATCATGGGAGATGCCCTGCTGCAGGCGTTCGCCGGGCGCGGTGGTGCTTCGCGCAGCGAGGCCAAGGGGAAGGCGGCGCGCCTGAACGGCCGCAAGGGCGGCCGGCCGCGCAAGAAGGTGCGCCCGGCCGAGTATCCAACCGTCACCGGCTACGGCACGATGCAGCTGCGCGAGCCGGAGCACCCGTGGGGACAGGCGGATGACGAGCCCGGGGCCCCGCCATCGCCGGCGGAATCGTCCGCCGCGCCGGATTCTCCCGTAACGCGGGAAGGCTGA
- the dnaX gene encoding DNA polymerase III subunit gamma/tau has protein sequence MSRTALARRYRPRHFAEVATQEHVSQTLRAAVQRNRVAHAYLFCGPRGVGKTTLARVLAMALNCPNRTEEGEPCGVCDSCERIWAGRTSLDVVEIDAASNRGVDDARELRERAMYAPSEEDRFKVYIIDEAHMLTREAWNALLKILEEPPPRVIFVFATTEPQKIQQAAPPILSRCQRFDFHRIATVDLVARLRTVLAAEGIEVGDEVLLPIAQKADGGMRDGLSLMDQVLSFTEGAPTADDVRRILGLVGTEVFLELFGIIADRRPAEVFRFVGRLLEQGYDLAEFYRGLADFLRVLLIVRLDGGEAEGVPHHLVPTVAELANRFAPGDLLRMLAQVAELDADGRFRKSGEQRILIELLLLRFAYLESTVSLEDVLAALGRGGGDPPGNFAGGRPSAPEPRAGRPSQPTAPPAPAPAVERADARPPAVVPPSAPVAEVRAEPSPIASAPAAAPPQAAAPAPAMEPRRVEVPAIAPRPQAAAPAAPPAPAPRMDPPSRSFDNPSRFMDGPPRFDDEPPPPPPDDLEDDGSDYGPPSLPSAAPSRASGPAPSARASAPAYEDAPGRTPAPAYAEAPSRAPAPQMQSEAPVAADLPQGGALDLRRVREAWAAVLESGEGIPPGGRALLRSVRPEVGGPATITADVLPVVLDRFGGSGAQRAFEDALGRRLGQRVTVQFRASAAAAAAATGGQRITAESARRDRLSRLMEGEPVLAAAVQALDLELLD, from the coding sequence GTGTCCCGCACCGCACTCGCACGCCGCTATCGTCCGCGCCACTTTGCCGAAGTGGCGACGCAGGAGCACGTTTCGCAGACGCTGCGCGCCGCCGTGCAGCGCAACCGCGTGGCGCACGCGTACCTGTTCTGCGGGCCGCGCGGCGTGGGCAAGACCACGCTGGCGCGCGTGCTGGCCATGGCGCTCAACTGCCCCAACCGCACGGAAGAGGGCGAACCCTGCGGCGTGTGCGACAGCTGCGAGCGCATCTGGGCGGGGCGCACCTCGCTGGACGTGGTGGAGATCGACGCCGCCAGCAACCGCGGCGTGGACGACGCCCGCGAGCTGCGCGAGCGCGCCATGTACGCCCCGTCGGAGGAAGACCGCTTCAAGGTCTACATCATCGACGAAGCGCATATGCTGACGCGCGAGGCGTGGAACGCGCTGCTCAAGATCCTGGAAGAGCCGCCCCCGCGCGTCATCTTCGTCTTCGCCACCACGGAGCCGCAGAAGATTCAGCAGGCGGCGCCGCCCATCCTGTCGCGCTGCCAGCGATTCGACTTCCACCGCATCGCCACGGTGGATCTGGTGGCGCGCCTGCGGACCGTGCTGGCCGCGGAAGGGATCGAGGTCGGCGACGAGGTCCTGCTTCCCATCGCCCAGAAGGCGGACGGCGGGATGCGCGACGGCCTGTCGCTGATGGACCAGGTCCTCAGCTTCACCGAAGGCGCGCCCACGGCGGATGACGTGCGTCGCATTCTGGGGCTGGTGGGCACGGAGGTGTTCCTTGAGCTGTTCGGCATCATCGCCGACCGGCGCCCGGCGGAGGTGTTCCGCTTCGTGGGCCGGCTGCTGGAGCAGGGATACGACCTGGCCGAGTTCTACCGCGGCCTGGCGGACTTCCTTCGCGTGCTGCTGATCGTGCGCCTGGACGGCGGCGAGGCGGAAGGGGTTCCCCATCATCTCGTCCCGACGGTGGCGGAGCTGGCGAACCGCTTTGCCCCCGGGGACCTGCTGCGTATGCTGGCGCAGGTGGCGGAACTGGACGCGGACGGCCGCTTCCGCAAAAGTGGTGAGCAGCGGATTCTGATCGAACTGCTGCTGCTGCGCTTTGCGTATCTGGAGAGCACCGTCAGCCTGGAAGACGTTCTGGCCGCGCTGGGGCGCGGGGGCGGCGACCCCCCGGGAAACTTCGCGGGCGGTCGTCCGTCGGCTCCTGAGCCGCGGGCCGGCCGCCCTTCCCAACCCACCGCGCCCCCCGCGCCCGCTCCCGCCGTGGAGCGTGCGGATGCGCGTCCGCCGGCGGTCGTTCCGCCCTCCGCGCCCGTCGCGGAGGTAAGGGCGGAGCCGTCTCCGATCGCGAGCGCGCCGGCAGCTGCCCCTCCGCAGGCGGCGGCGCCCGCACCGGCGATGGAGCCGCGGCGCGTGGAGGTGCCGGCCATCGCGCCTCGTCCGCAGGCCGCCGCTCCGGCCGCGCCGCCCGCACCGGCTCCGCGGATGGATCCGCCGTCGCGTTCGTTCGACAACCCGTCGCGCTTTATGGACGGGCCGCCGCGCTTTGACGACGAGCCGCCGCCGCCCCCGCCGGATGACCTGGAGGACGATGGGAGCGACTACGGCCCGCCGAGCCTTCCCTCCGCGGCTCCCTCGCGCGCATCCGGCCCGGCACCCTCCGCGCGTGCGTCTGCCCCCGCGTACGAGGACGCGCCGGGCCGGACGCCTGCTCCAGCGTATGCGGAGGCGCCGAGCCGTGCGCCGGCTCCGCAGATGCAGTCGGAGGCGCCCGTGGCGGCGGACTTGCCCCAGGGCGGCGCGCTGGACCTGCGGCGCGTGCGCGAGGCGTGGGCGGCCGTGCTGGAGTCGGGGGAGGGCATTCCGCCGGGCGGGCGGGCGCTGCTGCGGTCCGTGCGCCCCGAAGTCGGCGGGCCGGCGACCATCACCGCCGACGTCCTCCCCGTGGTGCTGGACCGGTTTGGCGGCTCCGGCGCGCAGCGTGCGTTCGAGGACGCGCTGGGCCGCAGGCTGGGGCAGCGCGTGACGGTGCAGTTCCGCGCCTCGGCCGCCGCCGCGGCGGCCGCGACCGGAGGGCAGCGCATCACCGCCGAAAGCGCTCGCCGCGACCGCCTGAGCCGGCTCATGGAGGGGGAACCGGTGCTGGCGGCGGCGGTACAAGCACTCGACCTGGAACTGCTGGACTGA
- a CDS encoding YbaB/EbfC family nucleoid-associated protein: protein MNNFQQILQMGQQVQARISQLQTELGQKTVTCSSGGGMVTVTADGRGKLRSIKIDPTVVQAEDVEMLEDLVIAAVNEAQNRAQQMYDDEMRKVSGGLQLPFPIPGL, encoded by the coding sequence ATGAACAACTTTCAGCAGATTCTTCAGATGGGCCAGCAGGTGCAGGCCCGCATCTCTCAGTTGCAGACTGAACTGGGCCAGAAGACCGTCACCTGCTCCAGCGGCGGCGGCATGGTGACCGTGACCGCGGACGGACGTGGAAAGCTGCGCTCCATCAAGATCGATCCCACGGTGGTGCAGGCCGAAGACGTGGAGATGCTGGAGGACCTGGTGATCGCCGCCGTGAACGAGGCGCAGAACCGGGCCCAGCAGATGTACGACGACGAAATGCGCAAGGTCTCCGGCGGGCTCCAGCTTCCGTTTCCCATTCCGGGGCTCTGA
- the recR gene encoding recombination mediator RecR, producing MSAIDDLVGEFARLPGIGRKTALRLAFHLLKAPDDDARRLARSIIEVRDKVRPCERCGNLSDSTPCAICLSPRRDPATLCVVEEASDIMAIERTGEYRGLYHVLGGRLSPLDGIGPSELNVPPLLARAGTGEVREVVLATNPSVEGEATALYLARLLSPLGLRVTRIARGLPVGGDLEYADGVTIAEALAGRREL from the coding sequence GTGTCGGCCATCGACGACCTGGTGGGCGAGTTCGCGCGGCTTCCCGGCATCGGCCGCAAGACGGCGCTGCGGCTCGCCTTTCACCTGCTCAAGGCGCCGGATGACGACGCCCGGCGCCTGGCGCGCAGCATCATCGAGGTGCGCGACAAGGTCCGCCCATGCGAGCGGTGCGGCAACCTGAGCGATTCCACCCCCTGCGCCATCTGCCTCAGCCCCCGCCGCGACCCCGCCACCCTGTGCGTGGTGGAGGAGGCGTCGGACATCATGGCCATCGAGCGCACCGGCGAGTACCGCGGGCTGTACCACGTGCTCGGCGGCCGCCTGTCGCCGCTGGACGGCATCGGCCCGTCGGAGCTGAACGTGCCGCCGCTGCTGGCGCGCGCGGGCACGGGCGAAGTGCGCGAGGTGGTGCTGGCGACCAATCCCAGCGTGGAGGGCGAGGCGACGGCGCTGTACCTGGCCCGCCTGCTGTCTCCGCTGGGCCTGCGGGTGACGCGGATTGCCCGCGGGCTCCCCGTGGGAGGTGACCTGGAGTACGCCGACGGCGTCACCATCGCCGAGGCGCTGGCCGGGCGCCGCGAGCTGTAG